The following coding sequences are from one Candidatus Binatia bacterium window:
- a CDS encoding MarR family winged helix-turn-helix transcriptional regulator: MNKLPNQAEEGPDYRAMAELRYEVRRYLHFSENAARAAGLEPQQHQLLLALKGLPPGKRPIISVLAERLQLQHHSAVELVDRLANRGFVRRYRSRTDRRQVFVRLTESGEDVLRKLSLHHLHELKSVGPALLQVLSRVIASAKQSLAEIPGALSESEITAQPPVADRKKAKS; the protein is encoded by the coding sequence ATGAATAAGCTCCCGAATCAAGCCGAAGAGGGACCGGATTATCGGGCGATGGCGGAATTGCGCTATGAGGTCCGTCGATATCTCCACTTCAGCGAGAACGCCGCGCGGGCGGCCGGGCTCGAGCCTCAACAACACCAACTGCTGCTCGCGTTGAAAGGACTTCCGCCAGGCAAAAGACCCATCATCAGCGTGCTCGCAGAGCGTTTGCAGCTTCAGCATCACAGCGCGGTTGAGCTTGTCGATCGGCTGGCGAACAGAGGGTTCGTCCGGCGTTACCGCAGCCGGACCGACCGGCGGCAGGTCTTCGTCCGGCTCACTGAGAGCGGCGAAGACGTGCTGCGAAAACTCTCGTTGCATCACCTGCACGAACTCAAGTCGGTCGGCCCTGCGTTGCTCCAGGTCCTAAGCCGCGTGATCGCATCGGCAAAGCAATCATTGGCGGAAATTCCGGGCGCTCTAAGTGAGAGCGAAATAACCGCCCAGCCCCCGGTTGCAGATCGAAAGAAGGCCAAAAGCTAA
- a CDS encoding ABC transporter permease, with translation MAEAQQQEEVLLDVRVAEASWLYKFYLNNEKAIIGVTSVCFFLLLWEFMGGPVSVYNPIPILRVNPMFMSAPSLVWKAAVDLFGSGEIWNDLRVSGIELFWGYFLSVAVAVPFGIMVGWYKKASHIFDPFINAMNATPRVALLPLVIIWLGIGILSKVGIIFLGAVFPILINARDGVKTTPLHLLNAAKSFGATEQMIFRSVVLPATVPFILTGLRLGLGRAIVGVMVGELYAATAGIGFMITVAGATFQTDKVFVGVLVFALTGMIGMELLTRVERRFDKWRPRVGAAQ, from the coding sequence ATGGCTGAAGCTCAACAACAAGAGGAAGTGCTGTTAGACGTCAGGGTCGCCGAGGCTTCCTGGCTCTATAAATTTTATCTCAACAACGAGAAGGCGATCATCGGCGTCACGTCGGTCTGCTTTTTTCTGCTCCTCTGGGAGTTCATGGGCGGTCCGGTAAGCGTATACAATCCGATCCCCATTCTCCGCGTCAATCCGATGTTTATGAGCGCGCCGTCGCTCGTCTGGAAAGCTGCGGTCGATCTTTTCGGCTCGGGAGAGATCTGGAACGATCTCCGCGTGAGCGGCATCGAGCTTTTCTGGGGTTATTTCCTTTCGGTCGCCGTCGCCGTCCCCTTCGGCATCATGGTCGGCTGGTATAAGAAGGCGAGCCATATCTTCGACCCTTTTATCAATGCGATGAACGCGACCCCCCGAGTGGCGCTTCTGCCGCTGGTTATCATCTGGCTGGGAATCGGAATCCTGTCAAAAGTTGGTATTATCTTTCTCGGCGCGGTCTTCCCGATCCTGATCAACGCGCGCGACGGCGTGAAGACTACGCCGCTGCACCTGCTGAACGCCGCCAAGAGCTTCGGCGCCACGGAGCAAATGATCTTTCGGAGCGTCGTCCTGCCCGCAACCGTGCCTTTCATTCTTACCGGTCTCAGACTGGGACTCGGCCGGGCCATCGTGGGCGTCATGGTGGGAGAGCTTTATGCCGCTACCGCCGGGATCGGTTTTATGATCACGGTAGCCGGGGCGACCTTCCAGACCGATAAGGTTTTTGTCGGCGTCCTCGTTTTCGCCCTGACCGGCATG